In Syntrophorhabdaceae bacterium, the genomic stretch CTTCTAGCCGGATCTTTTCAGAGTATCTGGGATGGAGTCCATTCTTTCAAACTTCCGGGAGCGATGTCTGCTTACAACGGGGTTCTCTCGGTTCTTCTATCGCAGAGGGGGTTCCAGGGTATTCGGGATGCCCTTTCGAGTCCTCTCGGATATTTTGGGCAATATTGTAAGAACCCTCATCCGGAAAATGCTCTGGTTGATCTTGGAACAGTATACTACGTCAAAGGTCAGCACAAGCTTCATCCATCCTGTTATGGTAACCATAACGCTCTCGAGTGTGCCCTGGAAATCCTGAAAAAGCACGAGATCGACAGCGCCGATATCGAATCGATTACCTTCGATGTACCCCCGAACAGGATCAAACACTTTCTCAACCAGTATTTCGAGGAGAAGGACTGTCAGGTAAGAGCGCTCTTCAGCCTACCGTTCGGAATTGCTAACGCCTTTGTAAGAAAAGAGGTAAGGATTGAACATTACACGGACGATTACATCCGTGACCCGAGGGTACTTGCGCTGGTCAAGAAGATTACACTCGTACCCAATCTTCCGCTTGGAAAGAACCACGCGGGACGTCTAACGGTAAAACTGAAGAATGGACAGGAGTTATCGGCATACCGTGAGGACCCCCTGGGATGGCTGGATGCCCCTACTCCTTTTGAAGAGATTAAGAACAAGTTCATGAGGAATATAGAATTCTCGAAGACGGTGAGCAAGCAAAACGGACAGAAGGCCCTCAGTATGTTTGAGCACTTGGAGGACGTCGATAAAGTTTCCAAAATTATAAGGCTCCTGGTCCCGAGCAAAACGAGATAAGAAAGACAGTGTAAGGAGGATTATACATGAGCGTAACCTTGGTAACGGGTGTCATCGGTGACGATATACACAATATAGGGATAAAAGTACTGGAACATGCGCTGAGGAATAATGGCTTCAATATTGTTTCCCTCGGGATTGGTGTTTCCCAGAAGGAGTTCATTGATGCCGCCATAGAGACAAAGGCGGACGGCATTCTTGTCTCCTCTCTCTCGGGGCATGCGAAGGTCCTTTCAGAGGGCTTTCGGCAGAAATGTACTGAAGCCGGCCTGGAGAATATCCTCTTGTACATTGGCGGCCACCTCTTCATCGGCGATGACAAATGGGAAGATGTACACACATACTTCGAGGATCTGGGATATAACAGAGTCTATCCCGCAT encodes the following:
- the glmS gene encoding methylaspartate mutase subunit S; protein product: MSVTLVTGVIGDDIHNIGIKVLEHALRNNGFNIVSLGIGVSQKEFIDAAIETKADGILVSSLSGHAKVLSEGFRQKCTEAGLENILLYIGGHLFIGDDKWEDVHTYFEDLGYNRVYPASTLPEEVIAALKSDFQQRGRQL
- a CDS encoding MmgE/PrpD family protein gives rise to the protein MAKLIDQLTDHILHTRYEELSNEVIDAGKKRIIDAISCTIGGANGSGNKALLDLIRGWGGRREATILAHGDKVPLPNAAMMNSIMTRSFDFEVTGPEPEGRNAGKMVGHVASTTEPAAVSISEYTGASGKEMIAAVVLGGDLAARLAVADDFNFVTSFEACGTVNAFGATAIAGRLMHLDHAQMVNAFGILVNLLAGSFQSIWDGVHSFKLPGAMSAYNGVLSVLLSQRGFQGIRDALSSPLGYFGQYCKNPHPENALVDLGTVYYVKGQHKLHPSCYGNHNALECALEILKKHEIDSADIESITFDVPPNRIKHFLNQYFEEKDCQVRALFSLPFGIANAFVRKEVRIEHYTDDYIRDPRVLALVKKITLVPNLPLGKNHAGRLTVKLKNGQELSAYREDPLGWLDAPTPFEEIKNKFMRNIEFSKTVSKQNGQKALSMFEHLEDVDKVSKIIRLLVPSKTR